The proteins below are encoded in one region of Saccopteryx leptura isolate mSacLep1 chromosome 1, mSacLep1_pri_phased_curated, whole genome shotgun sequence:
- the PLRG1 gene encoding pleiotropic regulator 1 — protein MVEEVQKHSVHTLVFRSLKRTHDMFVADNGKPVPLDEESHKRKMAIKLRNEYGPVLHMPTSKENFKEKGPQNASESYGHKQYPANQGQEVEYLVTGTHPYPAGPGVALTADTKVQRMPSESAAQSLVVALPSSQARVDANRSAPAGGSERSQPAAMAVAVVDGGNAKNSALMAKKAPTMPKPQWHPPWKLYRVISGHLGWVRCIAVEPGNQWFVTGSADRTIKIWDLASGKLKLSLTGHISTVRGVIVSSRSPYLFSCGEDKQVKCWDLEYNKVIRHYHGHLSAVYGLDLHPTIDVLVTCSRDSTARIWDVRTKASVHTLSGHTNAVATVRCQAAEPQIITGSHDTTIRLWDLVAGKTRVTLTNHKKSVRAVVLHPRHYTFASGSPDNIKQWKFPDGSFIQNLSGHNAIINTLTVNSDGVLVSGADNGTMHLWDWRTGYNFQRVHAAVQPGSLDSESGIFACAFDQSESRLLTAEADKTIKVYREDDTATEETHPVSWKPEIIKRKRF, from the exons tcaCAAACGAAAAATGGCAATCAAGCTAAGGAATGAGTATGGTCCTGTGTTGCATATGCctacttcaaaagaaaattttaaagaaaagggtCCTCAGAATGCATCGGAATCATATGGTCATAAACAGTATCCTGCCAATCAAG gACAAGAAGTTGAATATTTGGTGACAGGTACACATCCGTATCCAGCAGGACCTG GGGTTGCTTTAACAGCAGATACGAAGGTCCAAAGAATGCCAAGTGAATCGGCCGCACAGTCCTTAGTTGTGGCGTTACCTTCTTCTCAGGCTAG GGTTGATGCAAACCGCAGCGCCCCTGCAGGAGGCTCTGAGCGTTCCCAGCCGGCAGCGATGGCTGTG GCAGTTGTGGATGGTGGCAATGCCAAGAACTCTGCACTGATGGCTAAAAAGGCCCCTACAATGCCAAAACCCCAGTGGCATCCACCATGGAAGCTCTACAGG GTGATCAGTGGGCATCTTGGCTGGGTTCGATGTATTGCTGTGGAACCTGGAAATCAGTGGTTTGTTACTGGATCTGCTGACAGAACTATAAAG ATCTGGGACTTGGCGAGTGGCAAATTAAAACTGTCACTAACTGGGCACATCAGTACCGTTCGTGGTGTGATAGTAAGCTCCAGGAGCCCGTATCTGTTCTCCTGTGGAGAAGACAAACAGGTCAAGTGCTGGGATCTTGAATATAATAAG GTTATAAGGCACTATCATGGACATCTGAGTGCAGTGTATGGTTTGGATTTGCACCCAACAATTGATGTGCTGGTAACCTGTAGTCGAGATTCAACTGCACGG atttggGATGTGAGAACTAAAGCCAGTGTGCACACGTTGTCTGGACATACAAATGCAGTTGCTACAGTCCGGTGTCAAGCTGCAGAACCACAGATTATTACTG GAAGCCATGACACTACAATACGATTATGGGATTTGGTGGCTGGAAAAACAAGAGTCACATTAACAAATCACAAAAAATCAGTCAGGGCTGTAGTGCTGCATCCACGACA TTACACATTTGCATCTGGTTCTCCAGATAACATAAAACAGTGGAAATTCCCTGATGGAAGTTTCATTCAAAATCTTTCTGGTCATAATGCAATTATTAACACATTGACAGTAAATTCTGATGGAGTGCTTGTGTCTGGAG CTGACAATGGCACTATGCATCTTTGGGACTGGAGAACTGGCTACAATTTCCAGAGAGTTCATGCAGCTGTGCAGCCTGGGTCTTTGGACAGTGAGTCAGGAATATTTGCTTGTGCTTTTGATCAGTCTGAAAGTCGGCTCCTCACGGCTGAAGCTGATAAGACCATTAAAGTGTACAGAGAGGATGATACAGCG acaGAAGAAACTCATCCAGTCAGCTGGAAACCAGAAATTATCAAGAGAAAGAGATTTTAA